In Terriglobus sp. TAA 43, a single window of DNA contains:
- a CDS encoding OmpA family protein codes for MAALLVASVASPLAFAQARPSGADWSAPRTTLSVGYAKVRSNAPPGQCNCFGADGGYVSAAYSLLPWFRIAGEVTGSHANHIGTLGQNLTLLTYTAGPQVVVPAGRFEFFGHGLFGAAHGSDSYFPSGNTVSSSATSFAISTGGGLDIGLTRHIGVRAAQVEYLRTSFPNQGNNRQNHTVFSAGLLFRFGSAYRDDSARNDAYKVQRDMEKQAHDAKAEPQVAAATPPPPPPPPATSTTIKAPASADVDFDRSVESAYFDYDSYELRPDALAAVLKDATFLKSHPDLEVVVAGYADERGTAEYNLALGQKRAQSVRDQLIADGVSPAKLDVVSYGKEKPSCSDETAACFQKNRRASLENHSR; via the coding sequence ATGGCTGCACTTCTTGTTGCATCCGTTGCATCTCCCCTGGCCTTTGCGCAGGCGCGCCCCAGCGGTGCTGACTGGTCCGCTCCCCGCACCACACTTTCCGTCGGTTACGCAAAAGTTCGCTCCAACGCACCTCCGGGCCAGTGCAACTGCTTCGGCGCCGATGGCGGATATGTCTCCGCTGCATACTCTCTTCTTCCGTGGTTCCGCATTGCTGGTGAAGTCACGGGCAGCCATGCAAATCACATTGGAACGCTTGGTCAGAATCTGACGTTGCTCACCTATACCGCCGGGCCACAGGTGGTTGTGCCCGCAGGTCGCTTTGAGTTCTTCGGTCATGGACTCTTCGGCGCCGCGCATGGCAGTGACTCTTATTTCCCATCGGGTAATACGGTCAGCAGCTCTGCCACCAGCTTTGCGATCAGTACCGGCGGTGGACTCGACATTGGTCTTACACGCCACATTGGTGTCCGTGCGGCGCAGGTTGAATATCTGCGAACAAGCTTTCCAAACCAAGGAAACAACCGGCAGAATCACACGGTGTTTAGCGCGGGCCTTCTGTTCCGGTTTGGCAGCGCATATCGCGATGATTCCGCACGCAACGATGCGTACAAGGTGCAGCGCGACATGGAGAAACAGGCGCATGACGCGAAGGCAGAACCGCAGGTCGCAGCAGCAACACCACCACCACCGCCTCCACCTCCTGCGACTTCCACGACCATCAAGGCCCCTGCGTCGGCAGATGTCGATTTCGACCGCAGCGTAGAGAGCGCCTACTTCGATTACGACAGCTACGAACTCCGGCCCGATGCTCTGGCTGCTGTGCTGAAGGATGCGACGTTCCTTAAATCACATCCTGATCTTGAGGTTGTTGTTGCGGGATATGCCGATGAACGTGGAACTGCGGAGTACAACCTTGCGCTGGGACAGAAACGTGCACAATCTGTGCGTGATCAGCTCATCGCCGACGGTGTATCACCAGCCAAGCTGGACGTTGTCAGTTATGGCAAGGAAAAGCCATCATGCAGCGATGAGACTGCCGCGTGTTTTCAAAAGAACCGTCGCGCCTCACTGGAGAACCACTCGCGATAA
- a CDS encoding iron-sulfur cluster assembly accessory protein, which produces MSVVGISSTTSNEMSAPAPTAGAAPVYSSPIVPPVSAPPENAKAQNIQVTEKALKRIRSAMQKEGVSAEQGGLRVGITGGGCSGLSYNIRFDSQARERDRVYVYEQEGDKVQIFVDPKSFLYLSGMTLDFEETLMRQGFNFINPHSTKSCGCGSSFTA; this is translated from the coding sequence ATGTCCGTAGTAGGAATCAGCAGCACGACCAGCAACGAAATGAGCGCACCTGCCCCAACTGCGGGTGCAGCACCTGTGTACTCCAGCCCCATTGTTCCGCCTGTCTCCGCCCCTCCGGAGAATGCAAAGGCGCAGAATATTCAGGTCACGGAGAAGGCGTTGAAGCGCATCCGCTCTGCCATGCAGAAGGAAGGCGTCTCCGCCGAACAAGGCGGTCTGCGTGTGGGCATCACGGGTGGTGGCTGCAGCGGTCTCTCGTACAACATCCGTTTCGATTCGCAGGCCCGCGAGCGTGATCGCGTGTACGTCTACGAGCAAGAAGGCGACAAGGTGCAGATCTTCGTCGACCCCAAGAGCTTCCTCTACCTGAGCGGTATGACGCTCGACTTTGAAGAGACGCTCATGCGTCAGGGCTTCAACTTCATCAACCCGCACAGCACCAAGAGCTGCGGCTGCGGATCGTCGTTCACCGCGTAG
- a CDS encoding Rrf2 family transcriptional regulator, whose translation MLRLTKKADYGLMALKYLAEQAVLTGKTGSASAQSAKDIAEAYHIPPQLLAKILQTLTRQGILVSHAGTNGGYALARSAAEISAFEVIRAIDGPLFITSCITIHGTCDLAGHCTIKEPLRKVNDSIKELLSGITIADLAEPQDTAVPANTLGGGLVSIAL comes from the coding sequence ATGCTGCGGTTGACCAAAAAAGCGGATTACGGCCTGATGGCCCTGAAGTATCTTGCCGAGCAGGCTGTCCTGACGGGCAAGACGGGGTCGGCCAGTGCCCAGTCCGCCAAGGACATTGCGGAGGCGTATCACATCCCTCCTCAGCTTCTGGCCAAGATTCTGCAGACGTTAACCCGGCAGGGCATTCTCGTTTCGCACGCTGGAACCAACGGTGGCTATGCGCTGGCGCGTTCGGCTGCTGAAATCAGTGCGTTTGAGGTGATCCGTGCCATTGATGGCCCGCTGTTCATCACCTCTTGCATCACCATTCATGGCACCTGCGACCTGGCCGGTCATTGCACCATCAAAGAACCGCTACGCAAGGTGAATGACAGCATCAAGGAACTGCTCAGCGGCATCACGATTGCCGATCTGGCGGAACCGCAGGACACCGCCGTTCCAGCCAATACGCTGGGCGGAGGCCTTGTCTCCATCGCTCTTTAG
- a CDS encoding Ig domain-containing protein: MLDLPSVLEKRPIPLLRGRLLLVQLAVFLVCFAMAGCGGGYAGGVVPSLASSKVIIDGGQTFMEVATNPANLPLTWSLSGTGCSGQTCGTLSDGSALGATYVAPNVTQQITVTLTSTVTGTQSSSTTTIVVNPDPQITGTAADATVGTAYSTTFALTGGTPTLKWLPVKGTLPAGLSFSTTTGILSGTPTAAGTSTFTLQAVDSSDVPFTVTSTITLKVNTSSSNSSLQAVGATPDGTVNVSYVAVLQASGGTSPYNWSIASGTLPAGLNLSATGIISGTPTAAGTSTFTAQVKDAAGAIATLNLTLKINAASSGGTLTIATSTLPSGTVQIAYAASITITGGTAPYTCSVDSGSLPAGLILGSNCAVTGIPTTAGTSTFTVHVTDAASPSNSGSGLITIVINPASAVLVLASPPPATVGLPYSGAVSVTGGTAPYHCVLASGAMPAGLTLGSDCVINGTPLVAGTTSIGVTATDSTNPANITTATVTVTVQAPLITLTITAPPVAVVGVPYVGTILVAGGTAPYQCTLVSGTLPNGLTLGSNCVITGTPQTPGTSTVGITVTDSANPPNTKTTTVNITVIGSLLTLTITAPPVAVVNVPYVGLVTVVGGIAPYTCTVASGTLPAGLTLNANCVITGTPTTPGASTVNITATDSANPANTKTSPVTITVQGALITLTLTAPPVGVVNVPYVGVILVLGGTPPYTCSVSSGTLPPGLTLHSDCTFVGTPTSAGTFSVNVSVHDSASPVNSTTAAVPITILGATSSLILTGPANATVSTPYSGAISVTGGTAPYTCVKNSGSLPAGLTMAANCAITGTPTTAGTSTFNVTATDSASPAQTGTANIVMTVNPISPLSLTGGLPNATLGVAYTQTLQATGGLPPYTYTVTSGSLPAGLSLNGTTGVVSGTPTAVGASSLTITATDSQSTPQQASLPLTMQVLYPSTPSDALLKGPYAFLFQGYDDVLVGVLAYQTATVGSITADGNGLLTAGELDSNHQSSNPTGNTISTSNLLGTYTLGTDGRGTLAVTTLNADGTAGNTTLYSIALKLPTAPATAASSGSMIESDGSILVASKGSGTLLAQNANVYGNGLTGGYAYGVSGDTPCIPTCTIGLIAGPVASVGQFTANGGTITGVSDTNIASTNYASSTLAGASSAADTNGRVGLTLTSSKLSGLAYPTHYAVYLVDQTHAFLMSTDKHSSYVLQAGTIQSQSQTTFSNASLNGPFVGYENAAINPGIIGTALDSVLNLSSANVIRGTGNNNGTCTTTNADSAGLTGLVNTLTGLGGNNNLLNYVLGTYQSTGNSACAVSSNGRVVFNYPAPDPSLLTPILQLLGLTGNPPPPRVVYLTGNNSGYFLETGYAGLGHMEAQAAGPFTLANLNGTYIYGTVPASSLATIDGDGAFSADGAGNLTYTTDTNIGVGNLNILQLGISGSATYSLTDAAGGRYLLNDGSVVYALSPGRFVVLKGGSLSTAPYTAILY; this comes from the coding sequence ATGCTTGATCTGCCCAGTGTCCTCGAAAAAAGACCAATACCGTTATTACGCGGAAGGCTGTTGTTAGTTCAGCTCGCCGTATTCCTTGTGTGCTTTGCCATGGCAGGCTGCGGTGGTGGTTACGCCGGCGGTGTTGTCCCAAGCCTGGCATCTTCAAAAGTCATCATCGATGGCGGCCAAACGTTCATGGAAGTGGCCACCAATCCTGCGAATCTTCCTCTCACCTGGTCACTGTCGGGTACAGGATGCTCCGGACAGACGTGCGGCACGTTGAGCGACGGCTCTGCATTAGGCGCAACCTATGTCGCTCCCAATGTGACGCAGCAGATCACGGTGACGCTTACAAGCACGGTCACCGGAACTCAGAGTTCCAGCACCACCACCATCGTTGTGAATCCGGATCCACAGATAACCGGTACGGCGGCGGATGCGACGGTAGGAACGGCATACAGCACAACATTCGCTCTGACGGGTGGAACGCCCACACTCAAGTGGCTTCCCGTGAAGGGCACTCTGCCTGCGGGTCTCAGCTTTAGCACCACCACTGGAATTCTGTCCGGCACCCCGACGGCTGCCGGAACAAGCACGTTTACGCTTCAGGCCGTTGACTCCAGCGATGTGCCTTTCACGGTGACGTCGACGATCACCCTGAAGGTGAACACGAGTTCCAGCAATTCCTCGCTGCAGGCGGTAGGTGCCACGCCCGATGGCACAGTGAATGTGTCCTACGTTGCTGTGTTGCAGGCTAGTGGCGGCACGAGTCCGTACAACTGGAGCATTGCAAGCGGAACGCTTCCAGCAGGCCTGAATCTCTCTGCTACCGGCATCATCTCCGGCACACCGACGGCGGCAGGAACATCCACCTTCACCGCGCAGGTAAAGGATGCCGCAGGTGCAATCGCAACGCTCAACCTCACGCTGAAGATCAACGCTGCATCGTCGGGTGGAACGCTTACCATCGCCACTTCCACGTTGCCCAGCGGCACGGTGCAGATTGCTTACGCTGCCAGCATCACCATCACTGGTGGTACGGCGCCCTACACTTGCTCGGTTGATTCTGGTTCGCTTCCTGCGGGTCTCATACTGGGTAGCAACTGCGCAGTCACCGGCATTCCCACAACAGCAGGCACCAGCACATTCACGGTGCATGTCACTGACGCCGCCAGCCCGTCCAACTCCGGATCGGGTTTGATCACCATCGTCATCAATCCTGCGTCGGCAGTGCTTGTTCTCGCGTCGCCTCCTCCAGCAACCGTCGGCCTGCCTTATAGCGGCGCTGTCTCGGTAACGGGTGGCACTGCACCGTATCACTGCGTGCTTGCCTCGGGTGCTATGCCTGCAGGTCTCACGCTCGGTTCGGATTGTGTCATCAACGGAACACCGCTGGTTGCGGGTACCACGTCCATCGGCGTCACAGCAACCGATTCCACGAACCCGGCAAACATCACCACGGCCACTGTTACCGTCACGGTGCAGGCTCCGCTCATCACGCTCACCATTACAGCTCCGCCCGTTGCGGTTGTTGGCGTGCCGTATGTCGGAACCATCCTGGTCGCAGGCGGCACCGCGCCGTATCAGTGCACGCTGGTCTCGGGTACGTTGCCCAATGGACTCACCCTGGGCTCCAACTGCGTCATCACCGGAACGCCGCAAACACCGGGTACATCCACGGTAGGCATTACGGTTACTGACTCTGCGAACCCGCCCAATACCAAGACAACCACCGTCAACATCACTGTGATCGGAAGTCTGCTCACGCTAACCATCACCGCACCTCCGGTCGCAGTGGTGAACGTGCCTTATGTTGGCCTGGTCACCGTTGTTGGCGGCATCGCTCCCTACACGTGCACGGTGGCATCGGGCACACTGCCTGCCGGTCTCACGCTGAACGCCAACTGCGTGATCACCGGTACACCCACCACACCTGGCGCATCCACGGTCAACATCACAGCCACGGATTCCGCCAACCCTGCAAACACCAAGACGTCCCCGGTCACCATCACGGTGCAGGGCGCGTTGATTACCCTCACACTCACGGCACCTCCAGTGGGTGTGGTGAACGTGCCGTACGTCGGCGTCATCCTCGTACTGGGTGGAACGCCGCCGTACACCTGCTCCGTGTCTTCGGGCACGTTGCCTCCTGGCCTCACGCTGCACAGTGACTGCACCTTCGTGGGCACGCCGACCTCGGCAGGTACGTTCTCGGTCAATGTCTCTGTCCACGACTCTGCCAGCCCCGTCAACTCCACGACTGCCGCTGTGCCAATCACCATCCTTGGCGCAACGTCGTCACTCATCCTTACCGGACCGGCAAACGCTACAGTTAGCACACCGTATAGCGGAGCTATCAGTGTTACGGGCGGAACCGCACCGTATACCTGCGTAAAGAACAGCGGCAGCCTGCCAGCAGGCCTGACGATGGCCGCAAACTGCGCCATCACTGGCACGCCCACCACGGCTGGTACGTCCACCTTCAATGTCACGGCAACCGACTCGGCCAGCCCGGCCCAAACGGGCACCGCGAATATTGTCATGACCGTCAATCCGATCAGCCCGCTGTCGCTGACCGGCGGTCTGCCTAACGCAACGCTCGGTGTGGCCTACACGCAGACGCTGCAAGCAACGGGCGGACTCCCGCCGTACACCTACACCGTCACCTCCGGATCGCTGCCAGCGGGTCTCTCGCTGAACGGCACCACGGGTGTGGTTAGCGGAACACCAACCGCGGTGGGCGCAAGCAGCTTAACCATCACAGCAACCGACAGCCAGTCCACACCGCAGCAAGCCAGCCTCCCGCTGACCATGCAGGTGCTCTATCCCTCCACACCTTCTGACGCTCTTCTCAAGGGCCCCTACGCGTTCCTCTTCCAGGGCTATGACGATGTGTTGGTGGGCGTCCTCGCATACCAGACCGCAACCGTCGGCAGCATTACCGCAGATGGCAACGGGCTGCTCACGGCTGGCGAACTGGATAGCAACCACCAGTCCTCCAACCCGACGGGCAACACCATCTCCACCAGCAACCTGCTTGGCACGTACACCCTGGGTACAGATGGTCGCGGAACACTTGCCGTAACCACTCTGAACGCAGACGGTACTGCAGGTAACACCACACTCTACTCAATCGCTCTGAAGCTGCCCACGGCTCCGGCCACGGCTGCATCGAGCGGCAGCATGATTGAGTCCGATGGCAGCATCCTGGTCGCAAGCAAGGGATCCGGAACGCTGCTGGCGCAGAACGCCAATGTGTACGGCAACGGTCTCACCGGCGGCTATGCCTACGGTGTCTCCGGCGATACACCGTGCATTCCAACCTGCACCATCGGCCTGATCGCTGGACCGGTTGCCTCGGTCGGACAGTTCACTGCCAACGGCGGAACCATCACCGGTGTCAGCGATACAAACATTGCCAGCACCAACTACGCCAGCTCCACACTGGCAGGCGCCAGCTCTGCCGCGGACACCAATGGCCGCGTCGGTCTGACACTGACCAGCTCGAAGCTCTCGGGACTGGCTTACCCAACTCACTACGCCGTGTACCTCGTGGATCAGACCCACGCGTTCCTCATGTCCACGGACAAGCACTCGTCCTATGTGCTGCAGGCTGGCACTATTCAATCGCAGTCTCAGACCACGTTCAGCAACGCGTCGCTCAATGGTCCGTTCGTTGGCTATGAGAACGCGGCAATCAACCCGGGCATCATTGGCACCGCGCTCGATAGCGTACTCAATCTGTCCTCGGCCAACGTTATCCGTGGCACGGGCAACAACAACGGTACCTGCACCACCACCAACGCGGATTCAGCCGGTCTTACGGGCCTGGTCAACACACTGACTGGTCTCGGTGGCAACAACAACCTGCTGAACTACGTTCTCGGTACCTATCAGTCCACGGGCAACAGCGCCTGCGCTGTCTCCTCTAACGGACGCGTTGTCTTCAACTATCCCGCACCCGATCCATCCCTCCTGACACCTATTCTTCAGTTGTTGGGTCTGACGGGTAACCCTCCCCCGCCTCGTGTGGTTTACCTCACGGGCAACAACTCCGGCTACTTCCTGGAGACGGGCTATGCAGGTCTCGGCCACATGGAAGCGCAGGCAGCCGGTCCGTTCACTCTGGCAAATCTGAATGGCACCTATATCTATGGCACGGTCCCGGCCTCCAGCCTGGCCACCATCGACGGTGACGGTGCGTTCAGTGCGGACGGTGCAGGAAACCTCACCTATACGACGGACACCAATATCGGTGTGGGCAACCTGAACATCCTGCAACTGGGTATCAGCGGTAGCGCAACCTACAGCCTTACGGATGCAGCTGGAGGACGCTATCTGCTGAACGACGGAAGTGTGGTTTACGCTCTGTCGCCAGGCCGGTTCGTGGTACTGAAGGGTGGCTCGCTTAGCACCGCTCCGTACACGGCAATCCTGTACTAA
- the iscU gene encoding Fe-S cluster assembly scaffold IscU yields MAYSDKVVDHYENPRNVGTLDKNSTEVGTGLVGAPECGDVMRLQIKVNPDTQVIEDAKFKTFGCGSAIASSSLATEWVKGKTIAEALAISNTEIVKELALPPVKIHCSVLAEDAIRAAIGDWKKKNVAVEPELTAAAN; encoded by the coding sequence ATGGCATACAGCGATAAGGTAGTCGATCACTACGAGAATCCGCGGAACGTTGGAACGCTCGACAAGAATTCCACCGAAGTGGGCACCGGCCTGGTTGGCGCACCGGAGTGCGGCGACGTGATGCGTCTGCAGATCAAGGTCAATCCGGACACGCAGGTTATTGAAGACGCAAAGTTCAAGACCTTCGGTTGCGGTTCGGCCATCGCTTCGTCGTCGTTGGCGACGGAGTGGGTCAAGGGCAAGACCATTGCCGAAGCCCTCGCCATCTCCAACACGGAGATCGTGAAGGAACTGGCGCTGCCGCCGGTTAAGATTCACTGCTCGGTACTGGCAGAAGACGCCATCCGCGCAGCCATCGGCGACTGGAAGAAGAAGAACGTCGCAGTCGAGCCGGAACTGACCGCAGCAGCGAACTAA
- a CDS encoding CDP-alcohol phosphatidyltransferase family protein: MNSLLRQLRAAPNLLTLLRLLAVPFLVEAILAQHEEIALLIFVVAGATDAVDGRLARRLNQTTRLGQYLDPIADKLMLSTLFLTVTWVGLVPKYVTVLVFARDIGILCISILLFFTGTMRDFRPSAIGKLNTLVQVFTMLLVLLTAVKTTMTLTELRHWLLVGIAWLAPLSAAQYAWTVFHRIGTDPLESLA, translated from the coding sequence ATGAACTCGCTCCTTCGACAGCTTCGCGCCGCGCCAAATCTGCTGACACTTCTACGTCTGCTGGCGGTGCCGTTTCTGGTAGAGGCGATTCTGGCCCAGCACGAGGAGATTGCCCTGCTGATCTTCGTGGTGGCGGGCGCCACAGACGCGGTAGACGGCCGCCTGGCTCGCAGACTAAACCAGACCACGCGTCTGGGCCAGTATCTGGACCCCATCGCCGACAAGTTGATGCTCTCCACGCTCTTCCTGACAGTCACCTGGGTAGGGTTGGTTCCTAAATATGTGACAGTGTTGGTATTTGCACGCGATATCGGCATTCTCTGTATCAGCATCCTGCTCTTTTTCACGGGCACCATGCGGGATTTCCGTCCTTCCGCGATCGGCAAACTGAACACTCTGGTCCAGGTCTTCACCATGCTGCTGGTCTTGCTCACGGCCGTAAAAACCACTATGACCCTGACCGAATTGCGCCACTGGCTGCTGGTGGGCATCGCCTGGCTGGCACCGCTTTCCGCCGCGCAATACGCCTGGACGGTCTTCCATCGCATTGGAACGGACCCGCTGGAGAGCCTCGCATAA
- a CDS encoding IscS subfamily cysteine desulfurase — protein sequence MSLATEIELLESTPAHKGVQLPIYMDNHATTALDPRVLEAMLPYMTKIYGNAASRNHQFGWEAEQGVDKAREQIAKLINATPKEIIFTSGATEGNNLAIKGVAEMYREKGNHIITQVTEHKAVLDTCKHLEKRGYKVTYLPVEADGLVDVKKIAEAITPETILVSIMYANNEIGVINPIAEIGALCHEKKILFHVDGVQAVGKIPVDVQNDNIDLLSMSGHKIYGPKGVGALYVRRRNPRVQLVSQIDGGGHERGMRSGTLNVPGIVGLGKACEIAGEEMEAETKRLTELRDYMKAKFEAALDYVHVNGNMEHHLPGNLNMSFVYVEGESLLMGINDIAVSSGSACTSATLEPSYVLKALGLGDDVAHSSIRFGLGRFNTREEVDYVSDKLIDTVLKLRELSPLYEMVKEGIDLDKVEWTAH from the coding sequence ATGAGCCTCGCCACGGAAATCGAACTGCTGGAATCCACACCGGCCCATAAGGGCGTTCAGCTGCCCATCTACATGGACAACCACGCCACCACCGCGCTCGATCCGCGCGTGCTGGAAGCCATGCTGCCGTACATGACCAAGATCTACGGCAACGCTGCCAGCCGCAACCACCAGTTCGGCTGGGAAGCCGAGCAGGGTGTGGACAAGGCGCGCGAACAGATCGCCAAGCTGATCAACGCTACCCCGAAGGAAATCATCTTCACGTCCGGTGCTACTGAAGGCAACAATCTTGCCATCAAGGGCGTTGCGGAGATGTACCGCGAAAAGGGCAACCACATCATCACCCAGGTGACAGAGCACAAAGCTGTTCTCGACACTTGCAAGCACCTGGAAAAGCGCGGCTACAAGGTCACCTATCTGCCCGTTGAGGCAGACGGCCTGGTCGACGTGAAGAAGATCGCGGAAGCCATCACGCCGGAGACCATCCTCGTCTCCATCATGTACGCTAACAACGAAATCGGCGTGATCAATCCCATCGCCGAGATCGGCGCTCTCTGCCACGAGAAGAAGATCCTCTTCCATGTGGACGGCGTTCAGGCTGTGGGCAAGATCCCGGTTGACGTGCAGAACGACAACATCGATCTGCTCTCCATGTCGGGCCACAAGATCTACGGACCGAAGGGCGTAGGCGCGCTGTACGTTCGCCGTCGCAATCCGCGTGTTCAGCTCGTCTCGCAGATTGATGGTGGCGGCCACGAACGCGGCATGCGTTCCGGCACGCTCAACGTTCCCGGCATCGTCGGCCTTGGTAAGGCCTGCGAAATCGCTGGTGAAGAGATGGAAGCAGAGACCAAGCGCCTGACCGAGCTCCGCGACTACATGAAGGCGAAGTTTGAAGCCGCTCTGGACTACGTTCACGTCAACGGCAACATGGAACACCATCTGCCCGGCAACCTGAACATGAGCTTCGTCTACGTGGAAGGCGAGAGCCTGCTGATGGGCATCAACGACATCGCAGTCTCCTCCGGTTCGGCCTGCACCTCGGCCACGCTGGAGCCCAGCTACGTGCTCAAGGCCCTCGGCCTCGGCGACGACGTTGCACACAGCTCCATCCGCTTCGGCCTCGGCCGCTTCAACACCAGGGAAGAAGTGGACTACGTCAGCGACAAGCTCATCGACACGGTGCTGAAGCTCCGCGAACTGAGCCCGCTGTACGAGATGGTCAAGGAAGGCATCGACCTCGATAAGGTCGAGTGGACTGCCCACTAA
- a CDS encoding HD-GYP domain-containing protein, with product MLKFPPSPLIFSELVASLTYAFDLGSSEHSGHTLRTCVLGMNLGRNICPSLEWMSELYYALLLKDVGTTSSTVDICERMGMDEPLCRLALRVFDWSKPTWPQIRFVLRYAFRSKPLFSRCKHVLRLLRNRRLVWQSARQRGVTSELIARKFDRSEATIDAIRCVDERWDGSGGPAGLSKDEIPLMAQVCSIAQTLESLETVLGREEAVRIIEDRSSTWFDPGLVALVVIMHEEGTLWDGADTPDLMREVLSRDPAPERIASDDAFENVCSAFADMIDAKSHYTFMHSQNVALLTEAIARQLQLDEEKITSLRRAALLHDIGMLGISNSILDKEGPLTEQQWAAVREHPKHSYDLLRKVRGFESIARITRDHHERLDGSGYPQGLTAENIDLCARILSVADVYDAVRSPRAYRDQLEPELVLQIMEKLTPHQLDAECVAALKRILVEAKHHDIAI from the coding sequence TTGTTGAAGTTTCCACCCAGCCCCCTAATATTCAGTGAGCTTGTCGCGTCGCTCACGTATGCCTTCGACCTTGGCTCGAGCGAACATTCTGGACACACCCTGCGCACCTGCGTTCTGGGTATGAATTTAGGGCGGAATATCTGCCCTTCGCTGGAATGGATGAGCGAACTCTACTACGCACTGTTGCTGAAGGATGTAGGAACAACGAGCAGCACCGTCGACATCTGCGAGCGAATGGGAATGGACGAGCCACTCTGCCGGCTTGCGCTGCGGGTCTTCGATTGGTCAAAACCCACGTGGCCGCAGATCCGTTTTGTTTTACGGTATGCCTTTCGCAGCAAGCCCCTCTTTTCAAGATGCAAGCACGTGTTGCGCCTTCTACGGAATCGACGTCTCGTGTGGCAGTCTGCCCGCCAGCGCGGTGTTACCAGCGAACTGATCGCACGTAAGTTCGACCGTTCCGAAGCAACGATCGACGCCATACGCTGTGTCGACGAGCGGTGGGATGGATCGGGAGGGCCGGCGGGACTGAGCAAGGACGAAATCCCACTGATGGCGCAGGTATGCTCCATTGCGCAGACCCTTGAATCGCTGGAAACCGTGCTGGGACGCGAAGAAGCAGTCCGTATCATTGAAGACCGCTCAAGTACCTGGTTTGACCCAGGACTTGTTGCACTTGTCGTCATCATGCATGAGGAAGGCACCCTTTGGGACGGAGCCGATACGCCCGACCTCATGCGAGAGGTCCTTTCGCGCGATCCAGCGCCGGAAAGGATTGCCTCCGACGACGCATTTGAGAACGTCTGCTCCGCATTTGCAGACATGATTGACGCCAAATCGCACTACACGTTTATGCATTCGCAGAACGTCGCCCTGTTGACGGAGGCGATTGCACGGCAGCTGCAACTCGATGAAGAGAAGATCACGTCTCTGCGTCGCGCTGCCCTGCTGCACGATATCGGCATGCTCGGCATTTCGAATTCCATTCTGGATAAAGAAGGCCCGCTCACAGAGCAGCAGTGGGCCGCAGTGCGCGAGCATCCCAAACACAGCTATGACCTTCTGCGAAAGGTGCGTGGTTTTGAGAGCATCGCGCGCATCACACGCGATCATCACGAGCGTCTGGATGGTTCCGGTTATCCGCAGGGACTCACAGCAGAGAACATTGATCTGTGCGCCCGTATCCTCAGCGTCGCGGACGTGTATGACGCCGTCCGATCACCGCGTGCTTATCGCGACCAGTTGGAACCGGAGCTGGTTCTGCAAATCATGGAGAAGTTGACGCCCCATCAACTGGACGCCGAATGCGTTGCAGCTCTGAAACGCATCCTGGTAGAAGCGAAGCACCACGACATAGCGATTTGA
- a CDS encoding DUF4242 domain-containing protein, whose amino-acid sequence MPKFLIERTLSGAGDLTAEQLKAISQTSCSVLRSLGPEIQWVESFVTPNKIYCVYVAPNAELIREHARLGGFPADSVEPIKDTISPVTAE is encoded by the coding sequence ATGCCGAAGTTTCTGATTGAAAGAACGTTGTCGGGCGCGGGCGACCTGACGGCGGAGCAGCTAAAAGCTATCTCACAGACATCCTGCTCGGTGCTGCGCAGTCTGGGGCCGGAGATTCAGTGGGTCGAGTCTTTCGTGACGCCGAACAAAATCTACTGCGTCTACGTTGCACCGAATGCTGAACTGATCCGCGAACACGCTCGATTGGGCGGCTTCCCTGCCGACTCCGTGGAGCCGATCAAGGACACCATCAGTCCCGTCACCGCAGAGTGA